The Methylomusa anaerophila genome has a segment encoding these proteins:
- a CDS encoding CD1375 family protein produces the protein MATAIIPALVRVYANLVENGRRTIDQVPEDYREAVQEYMKQS, from the coding sequence ATGGCAACAGCGATTATCCCGGCTCTGGTCAGAGTTTACGCGAACTTGGTCGAGAACGGGCGTCGGACAATTGACCAGGTGCCGGAAGACTATAGGGAAGCCGTGCAAGAATATATGAAGCAAAGCTAA
- a CDS encoding DUF3226 domain-containing protein, translating into MRQEKILKENAILAEGIDIMWFCIWACRTYQLENIQVFDFGGINQLATYLEIFSLRPDYNKIKSIVVIRDAETDASAAIKSVQKSLSQVSLESPSYPYKFTTRNPKIALAILPGENVDGDERTYKNGTLEDLCMSITKEPEATINCVETFLEEAQKCGCKLTHIHKSKLHAYLSIKKDYVGMKIGEAAKANAWDWEHVNMRKLKDLLTECNNM; encoded by the coding sequence ATGAGGCAAGAAAAAATACTTAAAGAAAATGCAATATTAGCAGAAGGCATTGATATAATGTGGTTTTGTATCTGGGCTTGCCGCACTTATCAACTAGAAAATATCCAAGTATTTGATTTCGGTGGAATAAATCAATTAGCTACATATCTTGAAATATTTAGTTTGCGGCCAGATTATAACAAAATTAAAAGCATCGTTGTTATTCGCGATGCAGAGACTGACGCATCAGCGGCTATTAAAAGTGTGCAGAAATCACTTAGCCAGGTCTCTTTAGAGTCACCATCATACCCGTATAAATTTACAACGAGAAATCCTAAGATCGCACTTGCTATTTTACCTGGCGAAAACGTGGACGGTGATGAACGTACATATAAAAATGGTACGCTGGAAGATCTTTGTATGTCGATAACCAAAGAGCCAGAAGCGACCATTAATTGTGTAGAAACTTTCTTGGAAGAAGCCCAAAAATGTGGATGTAAGCTCACTCATATTCATAAATCTAAACTTCATGCTTATCTATCCATCAAAAAGGATTACGTTGGAATGAAGATCGGAGAAGCTGCCAAAGCTAACGCTTGGGATTGGGAGCACGTTAATATGCGTAAACTTAAAGATCTCTTAACCGAATGCAATAATATGTAA
- a CDS encoding AAA family ATPase, translating into MIKSLTITNFKGFNNLQIPSLSRITLLGGYNNVGKTSILEALFLFHDRLNPAMFLQQSNFRGIVTLNLASDALWTSLFNEFNMNSPININIKRESPEHLSLKIVSDYERTITHTPAQQEVVKTESKTLSTLALEIKYKKGNEEQLSYMTLDQGVVNLDVKKATSKKLPKATFLPARMQTNPNEDAMRFGNLDIINKTDLIVDFLKEVEPRIKNLSPILVNGVSYIHADIGFSRKIPIKLMGDGISRLLSIILAIADSPGGIVLIDEVENGIHYSAMPAIWKGIVKAAQDFDCQVIATTHSYECLQSAHEGVNNVNASNEFTYIRLDRNNDNIIPKIFTNKLLDVALSSNMEVR; encoded by the coding sequence GTGATAAAATCACTTACTATCACTAATTTTAAAGGATTTAATAATCTCCAAATACCCTCTTTATCAAGAATTACCCTTCTAGGTGGTTACAATAATGTAGGAAAAACCTCAATACTGGAAGCTTTGTTTTTATTTCATGACCGATTAAATCCTGCTATGTTTTTGCAGCAATCTAATTTTAGGGGAATTGTAACGTTAAATTTAGCTTCAGATGCACTTTGGACATCGCTATTTAATGAGTTTAATATGAACTCGCCAATTAACATTAATATAAAGAGAGAATCACCTGAACATCTATCGTTAAAAATTGTATCAGATTATGAACGCACCATTACTCACACTCCTGCACAACAAGAAGTCGTAAAAACAGAAAGCAAAACATTATCCACTCTCGCTTTGGAGATAAAATATAAAAAAGGAAATGAAGAGCAGCTTTCATATATGACACTTGACCAAGGTGTTGTAAATCTAGATGTTAAAAAAGCCACATCCAAAAAACTCCCAAAAGCAACATTTTTACCTGCTCGCATGCAAACAAATCCCAACGAAGATGCAATGCGATTCGGAAATCTTGATATAATAAATAAAACTGATTTAATAGTTGATTTCCTCAAGGAAGTTGAACCAAGGATTAAGAATCTTTCACCTATTTTAGTTAATGGCGTATCATATATCCATGCCGATATTGGTTTTTCTCGTAAAATACCAATAAAATTAATGGGAGATGGTATTTCGCGACTACTTTCTATAATCCTTGCAATTGCCGACTCTCCTGGTGGAATCGTTTTAATAGATGAGGTAGAAAACGGTATCCATTATTCAGCTATGCCCGCCATATGGAAAGGAATAGTAAAAGCAGCTCAAGATTTTGATTGCCAAGTTATTGCTACTACGCATAGTTATGAATGTTTACAATCTGCACATGAGGGCGTCAATAATGTAAATGCATCGAATGAATTTACATATATTAGGTTAGATAGAAACAACGATAACATTATCCCTAAAATTTTCACCAATAAACTTCTAGACGTTGCACTATCCTCCAACATGGAGGTAAGATAA
- a CDS encoding DNA cytosine methyltransferase: protein MSFTYIDLFAGIGGFHQAADSLGGICLFASEIDTEAKRAYSANYGLAPHGDITKISVSSIPTHDVLFAGFPCQPFSIIGNRLGFDDIRGTLFFEIARILEAKRPRLFILENVKQLSRHNKGKTLQTILITLENLGYKVYWNILNALDFGLPQKRERTIIVGFWNHDVCFSFPTTKIKGKLEDILEPDDAVDEKFFASERIINKRLAQHNSEYYPSIWHENKSGNISSYPYSCALRAGASYNYLLVNGRRRLTPREMLRLQGFPDTFQIVCNDSQTRKQAGNAVPVNVIKAVLKEALHAETEAKRQQRERAV, encoded by the coding sequence GTGAGTTTTACTTATATAGATTTATTTGCGGGCATTGGCGGATTTCATCAGGCGGCTGACTCTCTGGGGGGCATATGTCTATTTGCGAGTGAAATAGATACTGAAGCCAAGCGCGCTTATTCCGCTAATTATGGACTTGCGCCACATGGCGATATTACGAAAATCTCCGTTTCTAGCATACCTACCCATGACGTGCTTTTTGCGGGTTTCCCATGTCAGCCTTTCAGTATAATCGGAAATCGGTTAGGTTTTGACGATATCCGCGGGACATTGTTTTTTGAAATTGCAAGGATTCTGGAAGCAAAACGACCTCGCTTGTTCATTTTAGAAAATGTAAAACAGTTGAGCCGTCACAATAAAGGGAAGACATTACAAACGATACTCATTACGTTGGAAAATCTCGGATATAAAGTTTATTGGAATATACTTAACGCTTTGGACTTTGGCTTGCCGCAAAAGCGTGAAAGGACAATTATAGTAGGTTTTTGGAATCATGACGTCTGTTTTTCGTTTCCAACCACTAAAATAAAAGGAAAACTGGAAGACATTTTAGAGCCAGACGACGCTGTTGACGAAAAATTCTTTGCAAGTGAGAGAATCATAAATAAGCGATTGGCGCAACACAATAGCGAGTATTATCCAAGTATATGGCACGAGAATAAAAGCGGAAACATATCAAGCTATCCTTACTCCTGCGCCCTACGCGCAGGAGCTTCATATAATTATCTACTAGTAAATGGACGCCGCAGATTAACGCCAAGGGAAATGCTAAGACTGCAAGGGTTTCCGGATACATTTCAAATTGTGTGTAATGATAGCCAAACGCGCAAACAGGCGGGGAACGCAGTCCCTGTCAATGTTATTAAAGCAGTATTAAAGGAGGCCCTTCATGCAGAGACCGAGGCTAAGAGACAACAAAGGGAAAGAGCCGTTTGA
- a CDS encoding very short patch repair endonuclease produces the protein MADTFDKQKRSSIMSKVHSKDTKPELIVRKLLYSMGYRFRLHRTDLPGKPDIVLPKYHTVIFVHGCFWHGCPSCSHGEKRPQSNVEYWDKKINRNIERDQKNAYLLEGLGWKVLIIWECELKKRNLDVLMEKILLHLQ, from the coding sequence ATGGCTGATACATTTGATAAACAAAAGCGTAGTAGTATCATGTCAAAAGTTCACAGCAAGGATACAAAGCCTGAATTGATAGTCAGAAAACTACTTTATAGCATGGGATATCGTTTTAGGTTGCATCGAACGGATTTACCTGGTAAGCCCGATATTGTCTTGCCTAAATATCATACGGTAATTTTCGTTCATGGTTGCTTTTGGCATGGATGCCCAAGCTGCTCGCATGGGGAAAAACGCCCTCAAAGTAATGTTGAATATTGGGACAAAAAAATAAACCGCAATATTGAACGAGATCAAAAAAACGCGTATCTTTTAGAAGGGCTAGGATGGAAAGTCTTAATTATCTGGGAATGTGAACTAAAGAAAAGGAATTTAGATGTACTAATGGAAAAGATTCTTTTGCATCTGCAATAA
- a CDS encoding helix-turn-helix domain-containing protein: MAIKYYKLLDMLQRQGISKGQFAQMAGLSSATVAKLSSHRPVNIEIIDRVCKTFNCQPGDILEYVPEKKEPQQ; the protein is encoded by the coding sequence TTGGCAATCAAATATTATAAGTTATTAGATATGCTGCAGCGGCAAGGGATATCTAAGGGGCAATTTGCTCAAATGGCCGGGTTATCCAGTGCAACAGTAGCCAAATTATCCAGCCATAGGCCTGTTAACATAGAAATCATTGACCGGGTTTGCAAGACGTTTAACTGCCAGCCTGGGGATATATTGGAATATGTGCCAGAAAAGAAAGAACCCCAGCAGTAG
- a CDS encoding nucleotidyltransferase family protein, which produces MVNKEEVISKLNRAFPVLRDFGKYKVKRIGLYGSVARGDNGPDSDIDILVEFFNKDDTTAFRGTDDVKRRLEPLFKSDILHVEPYPIPDSDDPKELIWIEG; this is translated from the coding sequence TTGGTAAATAAAGAAGAGGTAATAAGTAAATTAAATAGAGCGTTTCCCGTATTACGTGATTTTGGTAAATATAAAGTAAAAAGGATAGGGTTATACGGCTCTGTTGCGCGGGGTGATAACGGGCCTGACTCTGATATTGACATTTTAGTGGAATTCTTTAATAAGGACGATACAACGGCCTTTCGTGGAACTGATGATGTGAAAAGAAGACTCGAACCGTTATTCAAGTCCGACATACTTCATGTGGAGCCCTACCCTATACCTGATTCGGACGATCCAAAAGAATTGATTTGGATTGAAGGATAA
- a CDS encoding helix-turn-helix domain-containing protein, translating to MEKINIAKIILKLCDQYEITPNKLARLAGMHSSTTLQDIVNEKNKSPRIGTIEKICAGLGMTLADFFSETKKPDLPPEALQELRHYEEYLRYKYNIPGK from the coding sequence ATGGAAAAAATAAATATCGCAAAAATAATCCTTAAACTTTGTGATCAGTATGAAATTACACCAAATAAATTAGCGCGTTTGGCAGGAATGCACTCATCAACGACACTTCAAGATATTGTTAATGAGAAGAATAAAAGCCCACGAATAGGAACTATAGAAAAAATTTGCGCTGGACTAGGAATGACATTGGCTGATTTTTTTTCTGAGACTAAGAAACCGGATCTACCTCCAGAAGCCTTGCAGGAATTGCGTCATTACGAAGAATACCTTCGATATAAATACAACATCCCCGGCAAATAG
- a CDS encoding helix-turn-helix domain-containing protein produces the protein MSKDTIYKLVRLKRGLTRNEALMVLPFSERTLARIENGEREVTVEEVLQIARAYNAPELLDLRLKNIKFSWQKSTPKKRSSLFLTFFYGIFNYIRFGLYRLIGKNH, from the coding sequence ATGTCGAAGGACACAATATATAAATTGGTGCGTCTTAAACGTGGCTTGACTAGAAATGAAGCACTTATGGTATTACCTTTTAGCGAAAGAACTCTTGCACGCATTGAAAACGGGGAACGTGAGGTAACAGTTGAAGAAGTTCTTCAAATAGCAAGAGCATATAATGCTCCGGAATTGTTAGATCTTAGACTAAAAAACATCAAATTTAGTTGGCAAAAATCAACACCTAAAAAGCGATCTAGCTTATTCCTAACATTTTTCTACGGTATATTTAACTATATACGATTTGGACTATACAGATTAATAGGCAAAAATCACTAA
- a CDS encoding DUF6932 family protein, producing the protein MLAFNSDGLLPPGDYPMTLDVLKQSLLVVGPPDTPNWNRRWRHLLVCNLEILCKQLFHVQDLYPGKISNIYIDGSFVEDKENPNDIDGYFECDYKFFATRQLQDELNRLDPHKTWTWNNESRRSHYISTKKQLPN; encoded by the coding sequence ATGCTGGCTTTTAATTCGGACGGATTACTACCACCAGGCGACTACCCCATGACGCTGGATGTGTTAAAGCAGTCTTTGTTGGTAGTTGGGCCACCAGATACTCCTAACTGGAATCGTAGGTGGCGCCATTTACTGGTATGTAATCTTGAAATCTTGTGTAAGCAGCTCTTTCATGTACAAGATCTTTATCCTGGGAAAATCAGTAATATTTATATTGATGGCTCATTTGTAGAAGATAAAGAAAATCCTAATGATATTGATGGCTATTTTGAATGTGATTACAAATTTTTTGCCACACGACAATTGCAGGATGAACTTAACCGGCTAGACCCGCATAAAACATGGACATGGAATAATGAGAGTCGCAGGTCGCATTATATTTCGACAAAAAAGCAACTTCCTAATTGA
- a CDS encoding helix-turn-helix domain-containing protein has protein sequence MIRTEKEYQDALLKLKKDLEYIEIQKKTLEQTDLSTEEINRAMEPVWSFHYQLREGVEYYERIKRGDFEAVINLTQIGRVLIGLRIYRNMSQKTLADLLGVSEAQVSRDERNEYHGITIEKAQKIINVLGVNIKLTFDITTQSPDPNLIAS, from the coding sequence ATGATTCGCACAGAAAAAGAATATCAGGATGCTTTGCTCAAACTAAAAAAAGATCTTGAATATATTGAGATTCAGAAAAAGACATTAGAGCAAACAGATTTAAGTACAGAAGAAATCAATAGAGCTATGGAACCAGTTTGGAGTTTTCACTATCAATTACGTGAAGGGGTAGAATACTATGAGAGGATTAAACGTGGTGATTTTGAAGCTGTAATTAATCTAACTCAAATTGGTAGAGTTTTAATTGGTCTTAGAATATACCGAAATATGTCCCAAAAGACGTTAGCAGATTTATTAGGAGTTTCTGAAGCTCAAGTATCAAGGGATGAAAGAAATGAATATCATGGCATTACAATAGAGAAAGCGCAAAAAATTATAAATGTTTTGGGTGTGAACATTAAGTTGACTTTTGACATAACTACTCAGTCCCCTGATCCGAATTTGATAGCAAGTTAA
- the katG gene encoding catalase/peroxidase HPI, giving the protein MDTDNKCPITGRANKQIAGGGTSNQDWWPHQLRLDLLSQHSSKSNPLGKSFNYREEFKKLDYEALKNDLRKLMTDSQDWWPADFGHYGPQFIRMAWHSAGTYRLSDGRGGGGRGQQRFAPLNSWPDNVNIDKSRRLLWPIKQKYGQKISWADLLILAGNVALETMGFRTFGFAAGRADTWEPDLDVNWGAETTWLAHRPLDNFPEPLSATEMGLIYVNPEGPNSNGDPASAALLIRETFKRMAMNDEETVALIGGGHTFGKTHGAAPESHKGPEPEAAGLESQGLGWISDYGTSHGADAISSGLEVIWTQTPAQWSNHFFENLFKYEWVQTRSPAGLIQWEAKDAEAIIPDPFDPSKKRKPTMLTTDLSLRFDPIYEKISRRYLENPQAFAEAFARAWFKLTHRDLGPRSRYLGPEVPKEELIWQDPVPAVDHPLIDNVDAAALKARVLSTALTVSELVATAWASASTFRGGDKRGGANGARVRLSPQKDWEVNQPEQLAKVLKVLEGIQFEFNQNASGGKKVSLADLIVLAGNAGVEQAAKTAGYDVTVPFVPGRTDASQAQTDVRSFSYLEPAADGFRNYENAGLSVPAEVVLIDRAQQLTLTAPELTVLIGGLRAININFGETTHGVFTDRPGVLTNDFFVNLLDMSTTWKAASDADVFEGRDRATGELKWTGSRVDLIFGSNSQLRAIAEVYGCQDSQDKFLHDFVAAWNKVMNLDRFDLS; this is encoded by the coding sequence ATGGATACCGACAACAAGTGTCCGATAACGGGCAGAGCTAACAAACAGATAGCCGGTGGTGGAACATCTAACCAGGACTGGTGGCCGCACCAGCTGCGCCTTGACCTGCTGAGCCAGCACTCGTCCAAATCCAATCCGTTGGGCAAGTCGTTCAATTACCGCGAGGAGTTCAAGAAGCTCGACTACGAAGCGCTGAAGAACGACCTGCGCAAGCTGATGACCGATTCGCAGGACTGGTGGCCGGCCGACTTCGGCCACTACGGTCCGCAGTTCATCCGCATGGCCTGGCACAGCGCCGGCACCTACCGCCTGAGCGACGGCCGCGGTGGCGGCGGTCGCGGCCAGCAGCGTTTCGCTCCGCTCAACAGTTGGCCGGACAACGTCAATATCGATAAGTCGCGCCGCCTGCTGTGGCCGATCAAACAGAAATACGGGCAGAAGATTTCCTGGGCCGACCTGTTGATTCTGGCCGGCAATGTGGCGTTGGAGACCATGGGCTTCCGCACCTTTGGCTTCGCCGCCGGCCGCGCGGACACCTGGGAGCCTGATCTGGATGTAAACTGGGGAGCCGAGACCACTTGGTTGGCACACCGGCCGCTGGACAACTTTCCCGAGCCGCTCAGCGCCACTGAGATGGGCCTGATCTACGTCAATCCGGAAGGACCGAATTCCAACGGCGACCCGGCGTCTGCCGCGCTGCTGATCCGAGAGACCTTCAAGCGTATGGCGATGAATGATGAGGAAACCGTCGCGCTGATCGGCGGCGGCCACACCTTCGGCAAGACCCATGGCGCCGCTCCTGAATCCCACAAGGGCCCCGAGCCTGAAGCTGCGGGACTGGAGTCGCAGGGTCTCGGATGGATCAGTGACTATGGCACGAGCCACGGAGCGGACGCCATCAGCAGCGGTTTGGAAGTTATCTGGACCCAGACACCGGCGCAATGGAGCAACCATTTCTTCGAGAACCTGTTCAAGTACGAATGGGTGCAGACCCGCAGCCCCGCCGGGCTCATCCAGTGGGAAGCGAAGGACGCCGAAGCCATCATCCCCGACCCGTTCGATCCGTCGAAAAAGCGCAAGCCGACCATGCTGACCACCGACCTGTCGCTACGCTTCGACCCGATCTACGAGAAGATCTCGCGCCGCTACCTGGAAAATCCGCAGGCCTTCGCCGAGGCGTTTGCCCGCGCCTGGTTCAAGCTGACCCACCGCGACCTCGGCCCGCGCTCGCGCTATCTGGGCCCGGAAGTGCCTAAGGAGGAACTGATCTGGCAGGATCCGGTGCCTGCTGTCGATCATCCGCTGATTGACAACGTTGACGCCGCTGCGCTCAAAGCCAGGGTGCTGAGCACAGCTCTGACGGTGTCGGAACTGGTCGCCACCGCCTGGGCTTCTGCCTCCACATTCCGTGGCGGCGACAAGCGCGGCGGCGCCAACGGTGCGCGCGTCCGTCTCTCACCCCAGAAGGATTGGGAGGTCAACCAGCCGGAACAACTCGCCAAGGTACTCAAGGTGCTGGAGGGCATCCAGTTCGAGTTCAATCAAAACGCGAGCGGCGGCAAGAAAGTCTCTTTGGCTGACCTGATCGTGCTGGCCGGAAATGCCGGCGTCGAGCAGGCCGCCAAGACTGCGGGTTATGACGTGACGGTGCCGTTCGTACCCGGCCGCACCGACGCTTCGCAGGCGCAGACCGATGTGAGATCCTTTTCCTATCTAGAGCCAGCCGCGGATGGCTTCCGGAATTACGAGAACGCCGGGCTTTCGGTACCTGCCGAGGTGGTTCTAATCGACAGGGCCCAGCAGTTGACCCTCACTGCGCCCGAGCTGACGGTGCTGATCGGCGGCCTGCGCGCGATCAACATCAACTTCGGCGAGACCACTCACGGCGTGTTCACCGACCGGCCGGGCGTGCTGACCAATGACTTTTTCGTCAACCTGCTCGACATGAGCACGACGTGGAAGGCGGCCTCAGACGCCGACGTGTTCGAGGGCCGTGATCGCGCAACAGGCGAACTCAAGTGGACCGGCAGCCGTGTCGACCTCATATTTGGTTCGAACTCCCAACTCCGGGCCATCGCGGAAGTCTACGGTTGTCAGGACTCTCAGGACAAGTTCCTGCATGACTTTGTAGCGGCGTGGAACAAGGTTATGAACCTTGACCGCTTCGATCTTTCCTGA
- a CDS encoding Fur family transcriptional regulator → MRQSANRIAEVLEHSNIRPTYPRIKVLAYLMTAQSHPTVDEIYNNLITEIPSLSKMTIYNTLKLFVDANLVKLVNIEENEMRYDIIMTRHGHFKCETCGKIYDFAVDVDAVEVEGLDKFKITQKDVLFRGVCPQCLNSEEEGG, encoded by the coding sequence ATGCGCCAGTCGGCAAACCGGATTGCGGAAGTGCTTGAACACAGTAATATCCGCCCCACCTATCCCAGGATAAAAGTGCTGGCCTATCTGATGACCGCACAGAGTCACCCGACAGTCGACGAAATATACAACAACCTGATCACCGAAATTCCGTCGCTGTCCAAAATGACAATTTACAACACTTTAAAGCTGTTCGTCGATGCCAATCTGGTTAAACTCGTCAATATCGAGGAAAACGAGATGAGGTATGACATCATTATGACTAGGCACGGCCATTTTAAGTGCGAAACCTGCGGGAAGATATACGACTTCGCGGTGGATGTAGACGCTGTTGAGGTGGAAGGGCTGGATAAGTTCAAGATTACTCAGAAAGATGTTCTTTTCCGCGGCGTATGCCCCCAGTGTCTGAACAGTGAAGAGGAAGGAGGCTGA